In the Helicoverpa zea isolate HzStark_Cry1AcR chromosome 27, ilHelZeax1.1, whole genome shotgun sequence genome, one interval contains:
- the LOC124643476 gene encoding uncharacterized protein LOC124643476 isoform X2: MLRVDDQYVPLLTLLEQFSPGEDGIQFNRKLRHFETTVCSMCPDETRLQQAFSTFRAAALLNPVTARKLAAVGASFTRQQRQQLLRAELLNVVMQGTFSKLDVLERSNPLFLINAANLMGDYFAEARLCNGNKVHILASPLLQYMRALLASDDIRAHRSLATQLMQNGRELLSVLAQELDELSISIRLRLLSPPPVSTIWLLLSADLCLNKFLPLPNTLQQFYAAHLELTTEENFSEVSYGSWKKSPEKDDFRSETTEIAEKVSQNISQISLNNNEDTKPKLRPILGAGAGLLRQEQALSVSQDNFETWTAKNNLNKRYDLNSWRQQEEEKKEEIEFNQTVLPNVQNFPVPDYPPPNHRFNYPENFVNYLQQGDGTYIQNQYTNVAFNQQGGDTFQSFPERTPSNSERPPVVERVNERTPVPTMPERVNNEIQKNSSRRPVENWRKEKNDVKDDPNRNRQRNWTRQKSKDNVSEDEDKEKYKDRSTSRNRDGRARMNRRSSGEEEGQAKTPPRRHVTEVPRNHKYWDHDDRCDKDYNS; the protein is encoded by the exons ATGCTCCGAGTCGACGACCAATATGTACCACTGTTGACCCTG TTGGAGCAGTTCTCCCCTGGCGAGGACGGCATCCAGTTCAACCGGAAGCTGCGGCACTTCGAGACCACCGTCTGCTCCATGTGTCCGGACGAGACCCGCCTGCA GCAAGCATTCAGCACATTCCGCGCCGCAGCCCTGCTGAACCCGGTCACAGCCCGCAAGCTGGCAGCCGTCGGAGCCTCCTTCACCCGTCAGCAGCGACAGCAGCTGCTGCGAGCTGAACTCCTCAATGTGGTCATGCAGGGGACCTTCTCCA aACTAGATGTACTGGAACGCTCAAatccattatttttaataaacgcTGCAAACCTCATGGGAGACTATTTTGCAG AGGCTCGTCTCTGCAACGGCAACAAGGTGCATATCCTGGCGAGTCCGCTGCTGCAGTACATGCGAGCGCTGCTCGCCAGTGACGACATACGGGCACACCGCAGTCTCGCTACACAG TTAATGCAGAACGGTCGCGAACTCCTCTCTGTGCTCGCTCAGGAACTAGACGAGTTATCCATCTCCATCCGCCTCCGACTCCTCTCCCCCCCTCCCGTCAGCACCATCTGGCTGCTCCTCTCCGCAGACCTGTGCCTCAACAAGTTCCTCCCCCTCCCCAACACCCTCCAACAGTTCTACGCGGCACATCTTGAGCTCACCACAGAGGAAAACTTCAGCGAAGTCTCCTACGGCTCCTGGAAGAAATCCCCAGAAAAAGATGACTTCAGAAGTGAGACCACTGAAATCGCTGAAAAAGTCAGCCAAAATATATCTCAGATAAGCcttaataataatgaagataccAAGCCTAAGTTGAGGCCGATTTTAGGAGCCGGCGCTGGGCTGTTACGACAAGAACAGGCCTTGTCTGTCAGTCAAGATAATTTTGAAACTTGGACggccaaaaataatttgaacaaGAGATATGACTTGAACTCTTGGCGGCAGCAAGAAGAAGAGAAGAAAGAAGAGATTGAGTTCAACCAGACTGTGTTACCTAATGTACAAAACTTCCCCGTACCCGACTACCCGCCGCCGAATCACAGATTCAACTACCCAGAAAACTTTGTGAACTACCTACAACAAGGGGATGGGACGTATATACAAAATCAGTACACAAATGTAGCCTTTAACCAGCAAGGGGGTGATACTTTCCAGTCATTCCCGGAAAGGACCCCCTCGAATTCCGAAAGACCCCCTGTCGTTGAACGGGTTAACGAAAGGACCCCTGTCCCAACAATGCCAGAGAGGGTTAACAATGAAATACAGAAAAACAGCAGTCGAAGACCCGTAGAGAATTGGAGAAAAGAGAAAAATGATGTTAAAGACGACCCCAACAGGAATAGACAGCGGAATTGGACTCGACAGAAGTCCAAAGACAATGTTAGTGAAGATGAGGATAAAGAGAAATATAAGGATCGGTCTACATCCAGAAATAGGGATGGTAGAGCCCGGATGAACAGGAGAAGCAGTGGGGAGGAGGAAGGTCAGGCAAAGACACCTCCTCGCAGACATGTGACCGAGGTCCCAAGGAACCACAAATATTGGGACCATGATGACCGATGTGATAAGGATTATAATAGTTAG
- the LOC124643476 gene encoding uncharacterized protein LOC124643476 isoform X1 — translation MSSVGRGRGYTGRHHLREPRPGDDADSDAARTLAELSPRSTDPTRMEVKRDGPALEPDKETPDKEAPEEDSSLKDMLRVDDQYVPLLTLLEQFSPGEDGIQFNRKLRHFETTVCSMCPDETRLQQAFSTFRAAALLNPVTARKLAAVGASFTRQQRQQLLRAELLNVVMQGTFSKLDVLERSNPLFLINAANLMGDYFAEARLCNGNKVHILASPLLQYMRALLASDDIRAHRSLATQLMQNGRELLSVLAQELDELSISIRLRLLSPPPVSTIWLLLSADLCLNKFLPLPNTLQQFYAAHLELTTEENFSEVSYGSWKKSPEKDDFRSETTEIAEKVSQNISQISLNNNEDTKPKLRPILGAGAGLLRQEQALSVSQDNFETWTAKNNLNKRYDLNSWRQQEEEKKEEIEFNQTVLPNVQNFPVPDYPPPNHRFNYPENFVNYLQQGDGTYIQNQYTNVAFNQQGGDTFQSFPERTPSNSERPPVVERVNERTPVPTMPERVNNEIQKNSSRRPVENWRKEKNDVKDDPNRNRQRNWTRQKSKDNVSEDEDKEKYKDRSTSRNRDGRARMNRRSSGEEEGQAKTPPRRHVTEVPRNHKYWDHDDRCDKDYNS, via the exons ACCCAACTAGAATGGAAGTGAAGCGCGACGGACCGGCGTTGGAGCCCGACAAGGAGACTCCAGACAAGGAGGCGCCGGAAGAGGACAGCTCGCTCAAAGACATGCTCCGAGTCGACGACCAATATGTACCACTGTTGACCCTG TTGGAGCAGTTCTCCCCTGGCGAGGACGGCATCCAGTTCAACCGGAAGCTGCGGCACTTCGAGACCACCGTCTGCTCCATGTGTCCGGACGAGACCCGCCTGCA GCAAGCATTCAGCACATTCCGCGCCGCAGCCCTGCTGAACCCGGTCACAGCCCGCAAGCTGGCAGCCGTCGGAGCCTCCTTCACCCGTCAGCAGCGACAGCAGCTGCTGCGAGCTGAACTCCTCAATGTGGTCATGCAGGGGACCTTCTCCA aACTAGATGTACTGGAACGCTCAAatccattatttttaataaacgcTGCAAACCTCATGGGAGACTATTTTGCAG AGGCTCGTCTCTGCAACGGCAACAAGGTGCATATCCTGGCGAGTCCGCTGCTGCAGTACATGCGAGCGCTGCTCGCCAGTGACGACATACGGGCACACCGCAGTCTCGCTACACAG TTAATGCAGAACGGTCGCGAACTCCTCTCTGTGCTCGCTCAGGAACTAGACGAGTTATCCATCTCCATCCGCCTCCGACTCCTCTCCCCCCCTCCCGTCAGCACCATCTGGCTGCTCCTCTCCGCAGACCTGTGCCTCAACAAGTTCCTCCCCCTCCCCAACACCCTCCAACAGTTCTACGCGGCACATCTTGAGCTCACCACAGAGGAAAACTTCAGCGAAGTCTCCTACGGCTCCTGGAAGAAATCCCCAGAAAAAGATGACTTCAGAAGTGAGACCACTGAAATCGCTGAAAAAGTCAGCCAAAATATATCTCAGATAAGCcttaataataatgaagataccAAGCCTAAGTTGAGGCCGATTTTAGGAGCCGGCGCTGGGCTGTTACGACAAGAACAGGCCTTGTCTGTCAGTCAAGATAATTTTGAAACTTGGACggccaaaaataatttgaacaaGAGATATGACTTGAACTCTTGGCGGCAGCAAGAAGAAGAGAAGAAAGAAGAGATTGAGTTCAACCAGACTGTGTTACCTAATGTACAAAACTTCCCCGTACCCGACTACCCGCCGCCGAATCACAGATTCAACTACCCAGAAAACTTTGTGAACTACCTACAACAAGGGGATGGGACGTATATACAAAATCAGTACACAAATGTAGCCTTTAACCAGCAAGGGGGTGATACTTTCCAGTCATTCCCGGAAAGGACCCCCTCGAATTCCGAAAGACCCCCTGTCGTTGAACGGGTTAACGAAAGGACCCCTGTCCCAACAATGCCAGAGAGGGTTAACAATGAAATACAGAAAAACAGCAGTCGAAGACCCGTAGAGAATTGGAGAAAAGAGAAAAATGATGTTAAAGACGACCCCAACAGGAATAGACAGCGGAATTGGACTCGACAGAAGTCCAAAGACAATGTTAGTGAAGATGAGGATAAAGAGAAATATAAGGATCGGTCTACATCCAGAAATAGGGATGGTAGAGCCCGGATGAACAGGAGAAGCAGTGGGGAGGAGGAAGGTCAGGCAAAGACACCTCCTCGCAGACATGTGACCGAGGTCCCAAGGAACCACAAATATTGGGACCATGATGACCGATGTGATAAGGATTATAATAGTTAG